One genomic region from Cyanobium usitatum str. Tous encodes:
- a CDS encoding O-linked N-acetylglucosamine transferase family protein has translation MASTLLKRLAVIAAGRDPAALAVLGETRPALAIHRADLHRLPSLAQLPALEAEALLADPHGLRLAVTRHPGERLLSFWHDKLHLADPAYAPLNQAIQSRRERAGAEPCRFSDFLTYLDQHWEQLRSDGHLLPQSEWLADPTLFNQQLDRSELVDRLPALLGSRLPDQRLERLRRELLLYDGKHRQRLSKRWESSYGKDGIQILERLYGADLERFGYTLPRRRGDKLKPLAAVDLDALVDPLQQLRDRHFQIAGLQQQILELQQELQRPSLPSLTPPQGQWPPHNAPEAGLGHLYDALGQQRFQEVLDQASGLEGHPHAGEVAYLEGLAQTALGQHEVALRCFEAAQSRGFLTPYVLFNGGNACRALGNTAEGLRLYREALGVFPQFSECRHNLALALIEAADVESAERELRLLLRDQPTYVQASFCLGNLLREHQREREAIEAFRLCLQHAPAYADAWNNLGLAQASAGDLEAAMASYRHALTIDHRFKPSRQNLAQALVQAKRHADALEQFEQFAVLELSPFEQVIALQGRINCLLELDRYDDALALADGQNDRRLQLMSRLHVLPVLFATDEQVASVRQRWADDARTLYELLEGIDQSDPALELLYAHSWSLTNFYLAYQMDDDRPLQELYAGILDRILRPKLGAFMQPRPQRDPSDPRPLRVGVISPHLHNHNGAIWCLGWLEGIAGNPGYEIVTYNLAERVDSGTQRFATLGLQRHLPLRAESPEPMLQQILDDQLDLLIFTDIGMHPASKVTSVLQLAPVQVQGWGHPITSGSRTMHYYISGEGMEPPGNEAHYSETLYRLPKTGLNYETPAALHDGQLLYDKFDLPRDRPILNSLQSTFKYLPRNDWTFAEIAKRHPEAFIVMVGHMGSGGIAERLFERLRPHFEHRDLVIEEHLRILPRLDYGDFMGLFAISHHTIDTIDWNGGNSSMQSFSLDCPVVTLPTAFMRGRHTVAMLEVLELPELIASDVDDYIAISARLLDDPAFYQAMRTAIAERKQRLFHDKSVAEAFQVAVETMCRQSPAVGQQPAGMLPVAMAA, from the coding sequence GTGGCGTCCACCCTGCTCAAGCGGCTTGCCGTGATCGCCGCAGGTCGTGACCCGGCTGCTTTGGCCGTGTTGGGTGAAACCCGCCCGGCCCTGGCGATTCACCGGGCCGATCTTCACCGTCTGCCGTCCTTGGCTCAGTTGCCCGCCCTCGAGGCCGAGGCGCTGCTGGCAGACCCCCATGGCCTGCGTCTAGCGGTCACCCGTCATCCCGGGGAGCGCTTGCTGTCGTTCTGGCACGACAAGCTGCACCTCGCTGATCCGGCCTATGCGCCCCTGAATCAAGCGATCCAATCCAGGCGCGAACGTGCCGGTGCAGAGCCGTGTCGATTCTCAGACTTTCTCACCTATCTCGATCAGCACTGGGAGCAGCTCCGTAGCGACGGCCATCTGCTGCCCCAATCCGAGTGGCTCGCTGATCCCACACTGTTCAATCAACAGCTCGATCGCTCCGAGCTGGTCGATCGTCTGCCCGCGTTGCTCGGCTCACGCTTGCCCGACCAGCGCCTGGAGCGCCTGCGCCGGGAGCTGCTGCTTTACGACGGCAAGCACCGCCAGCGGCTGAGCAAACGCTGGGAGAGCAGCTATGGCAAGGATGGGATCCAGATCCTCGAACGTCTCTACGGAGCCGACCTCGAGCGCTTCGGCTACACCCTGCCCCGTCGTCGCGGCGACAAGCTGAAACCCCTGGCCGCGGTGGATCTCGATGCCCTGGTGGATCCGCTGCAGCAATTGCGTGATCGCCATTTCCAGATCGCTGGCCTGCAGCAGCAGATTCTGGAGTTGCAGCAGGAGTTGCAGCGTCCCTCCCTGCCCTCGCTCACCCCGCCGCAAGGGCAATGGCCGCCCCATAACGCCCCGGAGGCAGGCCTCGGCCATCTCTACGACGCCCTCGGTCAGCAGCGTTTTCAGGAGGTGCTGGATCAGGCCTCGGGGCTGGAAGGGCATCCCCATGCCGGTGAAGTGGCCTATCTCGAAGGTCTGGCGCAGACGGCACTGGGTCAGCACGAGGTAGCCCTGCGTTGTTTTGAAGCCGCCCAGTCCCGCGGTTTTCTCACTCCCTACGTGTTGTTCAACGGCGGCAATGCCTGCCGCGCCCTGGGTAACACTGCTGAAGGTCTGCGCCTTTACCGGGAGGCTCTTGGAGTGTTCCCGCAGTTCAGCGAATGCCGCCACAACCTGGCGCTGGCCCTGATCGAGGCCGCCGATGTCGAAAGCGCTGAGCGGGAATTGCGCCTGCTGCTCCGGGATCAACCGACCTACGTGCAAGCCTCCTTCTGCCTGGGCAACCTGCTGCGTGAGCATCAGCGGGAGCGCGAGGCGATCGAGGCCTTCCGCCTCTGCCTCCAGCATGCGCCCGCCTATGCCGATGCCTGGAACAACCTCGGCCTGGCCCAGGCCTCAGCCGGTGATTTGGAGGCGGCGATGGCCAGTTATCGCCATGCCCTCACCATTGATCATCGTTTCAAGCCATCGCGCCAGAACCTTGCCCAGGCGTTGGTGCAAGCCAAGCGCCACGCTGATGCGCTTGAGCAGTTTGAGCAGTTCGCCGTCCTCGAGCTCAGCCCCTTTGAACAGGTGATCGCTCTGCAGGGCAGGATCAATTGCCTGCTGGAGCTGGATCGCTACGACGATGCACTCGCCCTGGCCGACGGCCAGAACGACCGCCGTCTGCAGTTGATGAGCCGTCTGCATGTGTTGCCGGTGCTCTTTGCCACCGATGAGCAGGTGGCGTCTGTGCGTCAGCGCTGGGCCGACGATGCACGCACCTTGTATGAGCTGCTGGAGGGGATCGATCAGAGCGACCCGGCCTTGGAGCTGCTCTACGCCCACTCATGGTCGCTCACCAACTTCTATCTCGCCTATCAGATGGACGACGACCGGCCCTTGCAGGAGCTCTATGCCGGCATCCTCGATCGCATCCTGCGCCCGAAGCTGGGGGCCTTCATGCAACCCCGGCCCCAACGCGATCCATCCGATCCCCGCCCCCTCCGCGTGGGGGTGATCTCTCCCCACCTCCACAACCACAATGGCGCCATCTGGTGCCTGGGCTGGCTGGAGGGAATCGCCGGTAACCCTGGCTACGAAATCGTGACCTACAACCTGGCTGAACGGGTTGATTCCGGCACCCAGCGGTTCGCGACCCTGGGCCTGCAGCGCCATCTGCCCCTGCGCGCCGAGAGTCCAGAGCCCATGCTGCAGCAGATCCTCGATGATCAACTCGACCTGCTGATCTTTACCGACATCGGCATGCATCCCGCCAGCAAAGTCACCTCCGTGTTGCAACTGGCACCGGTGCAGGTTCAGGGTTGGGGCCATCCGATCACCAGTGGTTCCCGCACCATGCATTACTACATCTCGGGCGAGGGGATGGAGCCTCCTGGCAACGAGGCCCACTACAGCGAAACGTTGTATCGCCTGCCCAAAACTGGCCTGAACTACGAAACCCCGGCTGCCCTGCACGACGGCCAGCTGCTCTACGACAAGTTCGACCTGCCGCGGGACCGGCCGATCCTCAACTCCCTGCAGAGCACCTTTAAGTATCTGCCGCGCAACGACTGGACCTTTGCCGAAATCGCCAAACGCCACCCTGAAGCGTTCATCGTGATGGTGGGCCATATGGGCAGTGGTGGCATCGCCGAACGGTTGTTCGAACGCCTGCGCCCTCATTTCGAGCACCGCGATCTGGTGATCGAGGAGCATCTGCGTATCCTTCCTCGCCTCGACTACGGCGATTTCATGGGGTTGTTCGCCATCAGCCACCACACGATCGACACGATCGACTGGAATGGTGGCAACAGCTCGATGCAGTCGTTCTCGCTCGACTGCCCCGTGGTCACCCTGCCCACCGCCTTCATGCGCGGTCGCCACACGGTGGCGATGCTGGAGGTGCTGGAGCTTCCCGAGCTGATCGCCAGTGATGTCGATGATTACATCGCCATCTCCGCCCGCCTGCTCGACGATCCTGCCTTTTATCAAGCCATGCGCACTGCGATTGCTGAAAGGAAACAGCGGTTGTTCCACGACAAGAGTGTGGCTGAGGCGTTTCAAGTGGCAGTGGAAACCATGTGCCGGCAATCGCCCGCAGTGGGCCAGCAACCCGCAGGGATGTTGCCTGTCGCCATGGCGGCCTGA